From Quercus lobata isolate SW786 chromosome 1, ValleyOak3.0 Primary Assembly, whole genome shotgun sequence, one genomic window encodes:
- the LOC115971329 gene encoding probable transmembrane ascorbate ferrireductase 4, with the protein MAITSSSLFPLLFFARLSGLVVALLVLFWALAFKSSFLLHSSQEDLIYAVLHPLLMVIGFILISGEAILVHRWLPGSKSFKKSVHLCLQGVALASGFFGIWTKFRGNDGIVANFYSLHSWMGLICVFLFGAQWLMGFLSFWHRGEARTVRLRVLPWHIFLGLYTYGLAVATAETGLLEKLTFLQTKRNVSTHSPESMVVNSLGVGLALLSGIVILAAVSPKHKTLQNKLMFSDAKCLSF; encoded by the exons ATGGCCATAACCTCCTCTTCACTATTCCCACTCCTTTTCTTTGCTAGACTCTCAGGACTTGTAGTGGCATTGCTAGTCCTCTTCTGGGCCCTTGCTTTCAAGTCCAGCTTCCTCCTTCACTCCTCCCAAGAAGACCTCATCTATGCA GTTCTTCATCCTTTACTAATGGTGATTGGTTTTATTCTCATCAGTGGCGAAG cAATTCTGGTGCATAGATGGTTGCCTGGTTCAAAGAGCTTCAAGAAATCCGTGCATCTGTGTCTACAAGGAGTGGCTTTGGCTTCTGGGTTTTTTGGGATTTGGACGAAGTTTCGTGGGAATGATGGAATTGTGGCTAACTTCTATAGTCTGCATtcttggatgggtttgatatgTGTCTTCCTATTTGGAGCTCAG TGGTTGATGGGTTTCCTGAGCTTTTGGCATAGAGGAGAGGCGCGCACAGTAAGGCTAAGGGTCTTGCCTTGGCACATTTTCCTTGGTCTCTACACATATGGTTTGGCTGTGGCCACAGCAGAAACTGGACTTCTAGAGAAGTTGACATTCCTACAAACCAAAAGAAATGTATCCACACACTCTCCAGAGTCCATGGTTGTCAATAGTCTAGGAGTGGGTTTGGCCCTTCTTAGTGGCATTGTAATATTGGCCGCGGTTTCACCAAAGCACAAAACCCTTCAAAATAAACTCATGTTCTCAGATGCTAAGTGCTTgtcattttaa